From the genome of Longimicrobiaceae bacterium:
CTCGGCGCCCCGGCCATCCTGGCCTCCTGCCTCGCGCTGACCGGGGCTGGGTGCCAGGAGGTGACCGGCGGGGGGCGCGGAGGCCCCCCCGAGATCCTCTGGCGGACACCGGTGCAGGAGAGGTTCGCGGGGACCACCAGCGTCCCCGAGACGGACGGCCAGCGGGTCTACGTGACCGGCACCGGCGTGGCCGCCTTCGACGTGCAGAGCGGCGCCCGGGTGTGGCAGACCCCGCGCTTCACCGAGTCCATCCCCACCCACCTTGCGGTGCGGGACGGGCGCGTCTTCGCGGCCGAGGCCACGGCGTTCGCCTTCGACGCCGCGACGGGGAGGGAGATCTGGCGCTTCAGCCCCGACTCGGACGCGTCGCTCAGCCAGAGCACCGCCGACGAGCGCGCGGTCTACTTCGGGACGCGCTCGCGGCGGGTGTATGCCCTGGACGCCGCGGACGGCAGCCCGCTCTGGACGGTCCGCCTGGGCGCGGACTGGCCGCACGACAGCCCGGTCAAGGGGGTCGCGGCCAGCGGCGACACCGTTTACGCCTCCATCGACCGGCACTACTCTCCCAACGGGTTCTACTCCGCGGGGGT
Proteins encoded in this window:
- a CDS encoding PQQ-binding-like beta-propeller repeat protein, whose amino-acid sequence is MADLRSTRSGRLGAPAILASCLALTGAGCQEVTGGGRGGPPEILWRTPVQERFAGTTSVPETDGQRVYVTGTGVAAFDVQSGARVWQTPRFTESIPTHLAVRDGRVFAAEATAFAFDAATGREIWRFSPDSDASLSQSTADERAVYFGTRSRRVYALDAADGSPLWTVRLGADWPHDSPVKGVAASGDTVYASIDRHYSPNGFYSAGVIAALDRATGRELWRHQNGTGTDSRGIIRAPTVAGRLLLAADHKGSAFYAVDRFTGETVWRTPTEPGFAGPDSPPVVAGGVAYASGNDAYVYALDLATGRVLWRTRPAMGGSVYHAVCGGAVFNNFQGLGIVDRERGTVLGRMFDQEERVTSGFAVHGGRIFFLTHRAAYALRCP